From one Haloterrigena gelatinilytica genomic stretch:
- a CDS encoding orc1/cdc6 family replication initiation protein, whose protein sequence is MAPRFQPDDTLYKRRNTLKVEYVPDDIVGRDNEIEEYEAALQPIINGEYPDNIFIYGKTGVGKTAVTNFLLNELLESAEQFEVDLSVISLNCDGLNTSYQAAISLVNNLREPEDHIAETGHPQSKVYRLLWDELNKLSGTVIIILDEIDHITDDTFLYQISRADNNGYIDNIQLGLIGISNDSTFREQLDAKVQSSLCETEISFPPYGTEELQKVLEQRADIAFHQNALEEGVIALCAALGRQDGGDARRAITLLRKAGDLARTENADSVTTDHVERAQEKLEAQQSMNIMRDLTEHEQLTLYALTTLAAEDTTPARSRIVYQRYKELCEFQGRDPRTARRMRSFLSDFEILNLTLSHMEHRGQNGGTYREHELNRDIATVVDALQTIISEFGAHRSLIEYLPDSGKEFTAI, encoded by the coding sequence ATGGCTCCTCGATTCCAGCCGGACGACACGTTGTACAAACGTCGGAATACACTCAAAGTCGAGTACGTTCCAGACGACATCGTCGGGCGGGATAATGAGATTGAGGAATACGAAGCGGCCCTACAGCCGATCATCAACGGTGAGTACCCCGACAACATCTTCATCTATGGTAAAACTGGCGTCGGAAAGACGGCTGTGACTAACTTCTTATTAAACGAGCTTCTTGAATCAGCGGAACAATTCGAAGTCGACCTCTCTGTCATCTCTCTCAACTGCGATGGTCTTAATACGAGTTACCAGGCCGCGATTAGTCTAGTGAACAATCTCCGAGAGCCTGAAGATCACATCGCCGAAACCGGCCATCCCCAATCCAAGGTCTATCGTCTTCTCTGGGATGAACTCAATAAGCTCTCTGGGACCGTGATCATTATTCTCGACGAGATCGATCACATCACGGACGACACGTTCCTCTACCAGATTTCTCGTGCCGACAACAACGGATATATCGACAACATTCAGCTCGGCCTCATCGGGATCAGTAACGACTCGACGTTCCGGGAGCAGCTCGATGCGAAGGTTCAATCGTCTCTGTGTGAAACCGAGATTTCGTTCCCGCCATACGGCACGGAAGAGCTCCAGAAGGTCCTCGAACAGCGGGCCGATATCGCATTTCACCAGAACGCACTCGAAGAGGGAGTGATTGCGTTGTGTGCAGCCCTTGGTCGTCAGGACGGTGGCGACGCCCGACGAGCGATTACACTCCTTCGGAAGGCTGGCGATCTTGCACGCACCGAGAACGCGGATTCAGTGACGACTGACCACGTCGAACGCGCTCAGGAGAAACTCGAGGCACAGCAGAGCATGAACATCATGCGTGACCTCACCGAACACGAGCAACTCACACTCTATGCATTGACCACACTGGCAGCGGAGGATACTACACCAGCCCGGTCGCGGATTGTCTACCAGCGCTACAAAGAACTCTGTGAGTTCCAGGGTCGTGATCCCCGTACTGCCCGCCGAATGCGCAGCTTCCTGTCCGATTTCGAGATCCTCAATCTAACGCTTTCGCACATGGAACACCGCGGTCAAAACGGTGGAACATACCGTGAGCATGAACTCAATCGCGACATCGCGACTGTCGTCGACGCGCTACAGACGATTATCAGCGAATTCGGTGCACATCGGAGTCTCATCGAGTACCTTCCTGACTCTGGTAAAGAATTCACAGCGATTTAG
- a CDS encoding helicase HerA domain-containing protein: protein MSDQRQILVGETDDGSELRLPVVELLTGRGFVTGKSGSGKSNTASVIAEELLEAGFPLLIVDTDGEYYGLKEEYEMLHAGADEECDIQIGPEHAEQMASLALEENVPIILDVSGYLDEDVADELLRKIARQLFVKEKKMKKPFLLVVEEVHEYIPEGGGVGETGNLLIKISKRGRKHGLGILGISQRPADVKKDFITQANWLVWHRLTWDNDTKVVGRIIDTEYSELVSELNDGQAFVQTDWTEVDVRKVQFRRKRTFDAGATPGLDDFERPELKSVSDALVGDLENISERKEREQDRINELEAELEKKDKRIETLEDELESARDVSSAAKQMADALTGKETVQAQLGGGNDEELRRLHDEIVDLEDERDELRAELEERDERIETLETTLESRTETVERLREENERLRDRVRELEESETESDPETTTTESDDEIVHAGGDAIEFGFTSIREELEKRDEATSDGDRDGTTRDDTERTEFERNEAKRNAVERNEAERDERATSASERPSFEALFEGDWIDERLETAAGQSQCTAATGRRALAVLARDGPLETAVLAERVDRSTVAVQSLLSELRTEGVLDRPTERTYTLSDDVRGELTAAARVD from the coding sequence GTGAGCGACCAGCGCCAGATTCTAGTCGGCGAAACCGACGACGGGTCGGAGCTTCGGCTCCCGGTCGTCGAACTGCTGACCGGTCGCGGGTTCGTCACCGGCAAGTCGGGATCCGGGAAGTCCAACACCGCGTCGGTCATCGCCGAGGAGTTACTCGAGGCCGGCTTCCCCCTCCTGATCGTCGACACCGACGGCGAGTACTACGGGCTCAAGGAGGAGTACGAGATGCTCCACGCCGGCGCCGACGAGGAGTGCGACATCCAGATCGGACCGGAGCACGCCGAACAGATGGCGAGCCTCGCACTCGAGGAGAACGTCCCGATCATCTTGGACGTCTCGGGTTACCTCGACGAGGACGTGGCCGACGAACTGCTGCGCAAGATCGCCCGCCAACTGTTCGTCAAGGAGAAGAAGATGAAGAAGCCCTTCCTGCTCGTGGTCGAGGAGGTCCACGAGTACATCCCGGAGGGCGGCGGCGTCGGCGAGACGGGGAACCTGCTGATCAAGATCAGCAAGCGCGGCCGCAAACACGGGCTGGGCATTCTGGGGATCAGCCAGCGGCCCGCCGACGTCAAGAAGGACTTCATCACGCAGGCCAACTGGCTGGTCTGGCACCGGCTGACCTGGGACAACGACACCAAAGTCGTCGGGCGGATCATCGACACCGAGTACTCGGAGCTCGTCTCCGAGCTGAACGACGGGCAGGCGTTCGTCCAGACCGACTGGACCGAGGTCGACGTCCGGAAGGTCCAGTTCCGCCGCAAGCGGACCTTCGACGCGGGCGCGACCCCCGGACTCGACGACTTCGAGCGTCCCGAACTGAAGTCGGTCTCCGACGCGTTGGTCGGCGACCTCGAGAACATCTCCGAGCGCAAGGAGCGCGAACAGGACCGGATCAACGAACTCGAGGCCGAACTCGAGAAGAAGGATAAACGCATCGAGACCTTAGAGGACGAACTCGAGTCGGCCCGGGACGTCTCGTCGGCGGCCAAGCAGATGGCCGACGCGCTGACCGGGAAGGAGACGGTCCAGGCCCAACTCGGCGGCGGGAACGACGAGGAACTGCGTCGCCTCCACGACGAGATCGTCGACCTCGAGGACGAGCGCGACGAGCTTCGAGCGGAACTCGAGGAGCGAGACGAGCGCATCGAGACGCTGGAGACGACCCTCGAGTCGCGAACGGAGACCGTCGAGCGACTCCGCGAGGAAAACGAGCGGCTTCGGGACCGCGTTCGCGAACTCGAGGAGAGCGAGACCGAGTCCGACCCCGAGACGACCACGACGGAGTCGGACGACGAGATCGTCCACGCCGGCGGCGACGCCATCGAGTTCGGGTTCACGTCGATCCGCGAGGAACTCGAGAAGCGGGACGAGGCGACGAGCGACGGCGACCGCGACGGGACTACGCGAGACGACACCGAGCGGACGGAGTTCGAACGGAACGAAGCCAAACGGAACGCGGTCGAACGGAACGAGGCCGAGCGAGACGAGCGGGCGACGAGCGCGAGCGAACGCCCGTCGTTCGAAGCCCTGTTCGAGGGCGATTGGATCGACGAGCGACTCGAGACGGCGGCCGGGCAGTCCCAGTGTACGGCGGCGACCGGACGACGCGCGCTGGCCGTCCTGGCCCGAGACGGACCGCTCGAGACGGCGGTCCTCGCCGAACGAGTCGATCGATCGACGGTCGCCGTCCAGAGTCTCCTCTCGGAACTGCGGACCGAAGGCGTCCTCGACCGGCCCACCGAACGGACCTACACGCTCAGCGACGACGTCCGCGGGGAGCTGACCGCCGCGGCGCGGGTCGACTAA
- a CDS encoding alkaline phosphatase family protein has protein sequence MGASATETELELLVVGLDGCCRSVLEPLFEADEIPTIERLIETGTSGPLESQIPPWTASAWPSIYTGKNPGKHGVYDFLSFDGYDWDVVNATHVRERPVWELLDEYGLSSVVVNVPVTHPPREFDGALIPGLTAPEDPPCHPEGILEDVKLASDGYHVYPQGTDAPDQSIESYERTIEDRGSAFRYLARRIEPEFGFLQFQATDTVFHERPGDKAAIEAVYRAVDRQLRETLADTDPENVLLVSDHGIGKVTGREFRVNEFLREQGHVAVESGGGMPNWSTTWENELLEGETAGDDETSALERAMNAAAKVGITTQRVAAALDTVGLKEPIGKRVPNGMIQAASERVDFPESTAYVRSKSELGVRINLEGREPSGQVPESDYEAVRSELIDRLSAVRTPDGEPMFEAVEPRETYFEGPYVDEAPDILTVPADFDNAIVADVGTEQFGEPMEPWNHKRTGIVAAAGSDVDESVSLGGATIFDVAPTICALFDVPIDAEMDGAALPVVDAGEETTYPDYEPDPIRATDDGAVEDHLSDLGYL, from the coding sequence ATGGGAGCTTCGGCAACCGAAACTGAACTCGAGCTGCTCGTGGTCGGGCTCGACGGCTGCTGTCGATCGGTGCTCGAGCCGCTGTTCGAGGCGGACGAGATTCCGACGATCGAGCGGCTGATCGAGACCGGGACGAGCGGCCCATTGGAGTCACAGATCCCGCCGTGGACGGCGAGCGCCTGGCCGTCGATCTACACGGGAAAGAATCCGGGGAAACACGGCGTCTACGACTTCCTCTCGTTCGACGGCTACGACTGGGACGTGGTGAACGCGACCCACGTCCGGGAGCGGCCGGTCTGGGAGTTACTCGACGAGTACGGCCTCTCGAGCGTCGTCGTCAACGTTCCCGTCACGCATCCGCCGCGGGAATTCGACGGCGCGCTGATTCCGGGCCTGACCGCGCCGGAGGATCCCCCCTGCCATCCGGAAGGAATCCTCGAGGACGTGAAGCTGGCCAGCGACGGCTACCACGTCTATCCGCAGGGGACCGACGCGCCGGACCAGTCGATCGAGAGCTACGAGCGGACGATCGAGGATCGCGGCTCGGCGTTTCGCTACCTCGCTCGACGGATCGAGCCCGAGTTCGGGTTCCTCCAGTTCCAGGCGACCGACACCGTCTTCCACGAGCGGCCGGGCGACAAGGCGGCCATCGAGGCCGTCTACCGCGCGGTCGATCGGCAGCTTCGGGAGACGCTCGCGGACACCGACCCGGAAAACGTCCTGCTCGTCAGCGATCACGGGATCGGCAAAGTGACCGGCCGCGAGTTCCGCGTCAACGAGTTCCTGCGCGAGCAGGGGCACGTCGCGGTCGAGAGCGGCGGCGGCATGCCGAACTGGTCGACGACGTGGGAGAACGAGTTGCTCGAGGGCGAGACGGCCGGCGACGACGAGACGAGCGCGCTCGAGCGCGCGATGAACGCCGCCGCGAAGGTCGGGATTACGACCCAGCGAGTCGCCGCGGCGCTCGATACGGTCGGGCTGAAGGAGCCGATCGGCAAGCGAGTTCCGAACGGCATGATTCAGGCGGCGAGCGAGCGGGTCGACTTCCCCGAGTCGACGGCGTACGTCCGCTCGAAGAGCGAACTCGGCGTGCGGATCAACCTCGAGGGCCGCGAGCCGAGCGGGCAGGTGCCCGAATCCGACTACGAGGCGGTCAGATCCGAGCTGATCGACCGACTCTCGGCCGTTCGAACGCCCGACGGCGAGCCGATGTTCGAGGCCGTCGAGCCGCGGGAGACGTACTTCGAGGGGCCGTACGTGGACGAGGCGCCGGACATTCTGACGGTCCCCGCCGATTTCGACAACGCGATCGTCGCCGACGTCGGCACCGAGCAGTTCGGCGAGCCGATGGAGCCGTGGAACCACAAGCGAACCGGCATCGTCGCCGCCGCGGGGAGCGACGTCGACGAGTCGGTCTCGCTCGGGGGGGCGACGATCTTCGACGTCGCGCCGACGATCTGTGCGCTGTTCGACGTCCCGATCGACGCCGAGATGGACGGCGCGGCGCTGCCGGTCGTCGACGCCGGAGAGGAGACGACGTATCCCGATTACGAACCCGATCCGATCCGCGCGACCGACGACGGGGCCGTCGAAGACCACCTCTCGGACCTGGGGTATCTCTGA
- a CDS encoding DEAD/DEAH box helicase, protein MTDERASEATGGESQRPEDPAADGDNDPTGDEQVDEQFTLADFHDASQEAGRPVLTAAALSRALELPQERARDALETLADRNEVERLSVETDPVVWYPSELEDLTDRERVVVFPKRREIIVDRPDQFTRAQLAQFAHLADGNGDQGYRYVVRPEDIWQAPHDSWENLARTMRQALGQRSEELEEWVRSQWDRAHQFRLATHEDGYTVLEAKSPEVMGNVARQKLDEEHVHAPISDTEDWVREGSEAAIKRILYEAGYPVQDHRELESGEELPIDLGVRLRDYQRTWVDRFAEAGEGVFVGPPGSGKTVAAMGAMAHVEGETLILVPSRDLARQWADAILEYTSLEPEQIGQYHGGRKEVRPVTIATYQIAGMDRHRSLFDDREWGLVIFDECQHVPSDVYRRSTHLQSKHRLGLSASPIREDDRQQEIFTLVGPPIGTDWEALFEAGFVAEPELEIRYVPWGDDEQGNAYASADGQEKYRIAAKNRGKVDEVRYLLSAHPDSKALVFVDYLEQGKDLANALDVPFLSGETPHHERRRLLDEFRRNERDLLIVSRVGDEGIDLPTADLAIVASGLGGSRRQGTQRAGRTMRPAGGALVYVLATRGTREEDFARKQLQHLGRKGMTIRERSVERDEGSADDADEKDGNGTSDTDDEIDGSVGDE, encoded by the coding sequence GTGACCGACGAACGTGCTTCGGAAGCGACTGGTGGCGAGAGCCAGCGACCCGAGGATCCAGCGGCCGACGGGGACAACGATCCCACCGGAGACGAGCAGGTGGACGAGCAGTTCACGCTCGCGGACTTCCACGACGCATCGCAGGAGGCCGGTCGACCCGTGCTCACCGCCGCGGCACTCTCCCGAGCGCTCGAGCTTCCCCAGGAACGGGCCCGTGACGCGCTCGAGACCCTCGCGGACCGGAACGAGGTCGAACGACTCTCCGTCGAGACGGATCCCGTCGTCTGGTATCCCAGCGAACTCGAGGATCTGACCGACCGGGAGCGAGTCGTCGTCTTCCCGAAGCGCCGCGAGATCATCGTCGATCGGCCGGACCAGTTCACCCGCGCACAGCTCGCCCAGTTCGCCCACCTCGCGGACGGGAACGGCGACCAGGGGTATCGCTACGTCGTCAGGCCCGAGGACATCTGGCAGGCGCCCCACGATTCCTGGGAGAACCTGGCCCGGACGATGCGCCAGGCCCTCGGCCAGCGCTCCGAGGAACTCGAGGAGTGGGTCCGCAGCCAGTGGGATCGGGCCCACCAGTTCCGGCTGGCGACCCACGAGGACGGCTACACCGTTCTCGAAGCCAAGAGCCCCGAGGTCATGGGGAACGTCGCCCGCCAGAAACTCGACGAGGAACACGTCCACGCGCCGATTTCGGATACCGAGGACTGGGTCCGGGAGGGCTCGGAAGCCGCGATCAAGCGGATTCTCTACGAGGCGGGCTACCCGGTGCAGGACCACCGCGAACTCGAGTCCGGCGAGGAACTTCCCATCGATCTCGGGGTTCGACTGCGGGACTACCAGCGGACCTGGGTCGATCGGTTCGCGGAGGCCGGCGAGGGCGTCTTCGTCGGCCCGCCGGGCAGCGGAAAGACGGTCGCCGCGATGGGGGCGATGGCCCACGTCGAGGGCGAAACCCTGATTCTGGTGCCGAGTCGCGATCTGGCCCGACAGTGGGCCGACGCGATACTCGAGTACACGTCGCTCGAACCGGAGCAGATCGGCCAGTACCACGGCGGGCGCAAGGAGGTCCGGCCGGTGACGATCGCGACCTACCAGATCGCGGGGATGGATCGGCACCGCTCGCTATTCGACGACCGCGAGTGGGGGCTGGTGATCTTCGACGAGTGCCAGCACGTCCCGTCGGACGTCTACCGCCGGAGCACGCACCTCCAGTCCAAACACCGGCTCGGCCTCTCTGCCAGCCCGATCCGGGAGGACGACCGCCAGCAGGAAATCTTCACCCTCGTGGGCCCGCCGATCGGCACCGACTGGGAGGCGCTGTTCGAGGCCGGCTTCGTCGCCGAACCGGAACTCGAGATCCGCTACGTCCCGTGGGGCGACGACGAGCAGGGCAACGCCTACGCCTCCGCGGACGGCCAGGAGAAGTACCGGATCGCCGCGAAGAACCGCGGGAAGGTCGACGAGGTGCGATACCTGCTGTCGGCCCACCCCGACTCGAAGGCGCTGGTGTTCGTCGACTACCTCGAGCAGGGGAAAGATCTCGCGAACGCGCTGGACGTCCCCTTCCTCAGCGGCGAGACGCCCCACCACGAGCGCCGGCGGTTGCTCGACGAGTTCCGCCGGAACGAACGCGACCTCCTCATCGTTTCGCGGGTCGGCGACGAGGGGATCGACCTCCCGACGGCCGATCTGGCGATCGTCGCCTCGGGGCTCGGCGGCTCGAGACGACAGGGAACCCAGCGCGCCGGGCGGACGATGCGTCCCGCCGGCGGCGCGCTCGTCTACGTGCTCGCGACGCGAGGGACCCGCGAGGAGGACTTCGCCCGCAAACAGCTCCAGCACCTCGGTCGCAAGGGGATGACGATCCGCGAGCGGAGCGTCGAACGCGACGAGGGGTCCGCCGACGACGCCGATGAAAAGGACGGAAACGGCACAAGCGACACCGATGACGAGATCGACGGGAGCGTTGGCGACGAGTAG
- a CDS encoding secretion system protein, whose amino-acid sequence MGRSSDSATASGTGATEIGGGTGGTDERSDTASAGWRATLVRSLAALYPAAVEPSDDLEEALSFVDSPYDAETVVRAGYGAGLLAAIPPLLLVALGAPLPFVLFFVLVTPIATTYAVRSFPRLQAAFRRTEALGETPNLIGRAVLRMQIQPSLESAVRFAADTGTGPLADDLAAHIDRSIGTPETGLLSFTEAWADRFPALRRSAHLLAAAQDAPAGERERTLDRSLAAVLDGTRSQMAEFTASIRTLTTGLFAFGIMIPLALIALVPTVPMVGVSINIWVLIFLYDVVLPACLVVAGLYLLVRRPVAFPPPTIGRDHPDVPDRLWLRALWGVLAGIGVYAIVDAVGPAHLAPIVAGGFAVGVALLAVYSPILAVRHYVRDVEDHLTDALYIVGRQVSDGESVESAVELAATRVPGETGAVFENAAGLQRRLRIGVESAFLGPHGALEDVPSPRARGTAALLAIASKEGKPAGRAVVSMADHLEDLSEVEAETKRNLAKVTGTLDATAAYFAPMVAGVTVGMAAMMASQNVFTSSEVDAAAFPAEPLAIVIGIYLIMLCFILLPLSIALRHGVDRALIGYHVGRALTTSMVLYAVTVGCIDFFL is encoded by the coding sequence ATGGGCCGCTCATCCGACTCCGCTACCGCGTCCGGTACCGGTGCGACCGAAATCGGTGGCGGCACCGGGGGGACGGACGAACGCTCCGATACCGCGTCCGCCGGCTGGCGCGCGACGCTCGTTCGCTCGCTCGCCGCGCTCTATCCCGCCGCCGTCGAGCCGTCCGACGACCTCGAGGAAGCGCTCTCGTTCGTCGACTCGCCCTACGACGCCGAGACGGTCGTTCGGGCGGGATACGGGGCCGGACTGCTCGCGGCGATCCCGCCGCTTCTCCTGGTAGCACTCGGTGCACCGCTCCCGTTCGTGCTGTTTTTCGTCCTCGTGACGCCGATCGCGACGACCTACGCGGTGCGTTCGTTCCCGCGACTGCAGGCCGCGTTCCGGCGAACGGAAGCGCTCGGCGAGACGCCGAACCTCATCGGCCGCGCCGTCCTCCGCATGCAGATCCAGCCGTCACTCGAGAGCGCCGTCCGGTTCGCGGCCGACACCGGAACCGGTCCGCTCGCCGACGACCTCGCGGCGCACATCGACCGCTCGATCGGGACGCCGGAGACGGGGCTGCTCTCGTTTACCGAGGCGTGGGCCGATCGATTCCCGGCGCTTCGGCGCTCGGCGCATCTGCTCGCGGCGGCCCAGGACGCACCGGCGGGCGAACGCGAGCGGACGCTCGATCGCTCGCTCGCGGCCGTCCTCGACGGAACGCGCAGTCAGATGGCAGAATTTACGGCCTCGATTCGGACGCTGACGACCGGGCTGTTCGCGTTCGGGATCATGATCCCGCTGGCGCTGATCGCGCTCGTCCCGACCGTCCCGATGGTCGGCGTCTCGATCAACATCTGGGTCCTGATATTCCTCTACGACGTCGTGTTGCCTGCCTGTCTGGTCGTCGCGGGGCTGTACCTGCTCGTTCGCCGACCGGTCGCGTTTCCGCCGCCGACGATCGGGCGCGATCATCCCGACGTTCCCGATCGACTGTGGCTTCGGGCGCTGTGGGGCGTCCTCGCCGGGATCGGCGTCTACGCGATCGTGGACGCGGTCGGCCCCGCGCACCTCGCGCCGATCGTCGCCGGCGGCTTCGCGGTCGGCGTCGCGCTGCTGGCCGTCTATAGCCCGATCCTCGCGGTCCGTCACTACGTTCGCGACGTCGAGGATCACCTCACCGACGCCCTCTACATCGTCGGCCGGCAGGTCTCCGACGGCGAGTCAGTCGAGTCGGCCGTCGAACTCGCGGCGACCCGCGTCCCAGGGGAAACCGGCGCCGTCTTCGAGAACGCCGCCGGACTGCAGCGACGCCTCCGAATCGGCGTCGAGTCGGCGTTCCTCGGTCCCCACGGCGCGCTCGAGGACGTTCCCAGTCCCCGCGCTCGAGGCACGGCCGCGCTGTTGGCGATCGCGTCGAAGGAGGGCAAGCCCGCCGGGCGCGCGGTCGTCTCGATGGCCGATCACTTAGAGGACCTCTCGGAGGTCGAAGCCGAGACGAAACGGAACCTCGCGAAGGTGACGGGGACGCTCGACGCCACGGCCGCGTACTTCGCGCCGATGGTCGCCGGCGTCACCGTCGGGATGGCTGCGATGATGGCGAGCCAGAACGTGTTCACCTCGAGCGAGGTCGACGCGGCCGCGTTCCCCGCCGAGCCTCTCGCGATCGTGATCGGAATCTACCTTATCATGCTGTGTTTCATCCTGCTGCCGCTCTCGATCGCCCTGCGACACGGCGTCGATCGGGCGCTGATCGGCTACCACGTCGGCCGCGCGCTGACGACGTCGATGGTGCTGTACGCAGTTACCGTTGGGTGTATCGATTTCTTTCTTTGA
- a CDS encoding DegT/DnrJ/EryC1/StrS family aminotransferase: MISEQPSLLARTPSGRRATGIEPFLERYATDFSFYGSGKAALYDGLSGLVSPGENVLVPAYLPDAVVEPFRDLGLEPRYYRVRETLAPNRADLGERLDDETAAVVTVDYFGFPQPGLESVASLLDDRDCYHIDDNAHAPLSVDNGTLLGTRGHLGITSLRKLLPIPDGAVLYCNDESVAARLEPSSFAGVRDEFGVDDCRHVLESVAGDLLAANATVRRTVERLVAERAASVPDPKARYEAGKTPMSRVSAAVVDAADPTVIRRARRTNYLAWRRCFDSRSGVEPYHETLPEGICPQVFPLRTDSPQRLVAALERCGVAAHTWPRLAATVRDDPAYAVARRLARETVVLPVHRGVDPAAIEAVGDRLRW, from the coding sequence ATGATCAGTGAGCAGCCGTCGCTGCTCGCCCGAACGCCGTCCGGCCGGCGGGCGACGGGAATCGAACCGTTTCTCGAGCGCTACGCCACCGACTTCTCGTTCTACGGCTCCGGAAAGGCAGCGCTCTACGACGGACTTTCCGGACTCGTCTCTCCCGGCGAGAACGTCCTCGTTCCCGCGTACCTGCCGGACGCGGTCGTCGAACCGTTTCGCGATCTCGGGCTCGAGCCCCGGTACTACCGCGTTCGGGAGACGCTCGCCCCGAACCGCGCCGACCTCGGCGAGCGGCTCGACGACGAGACGGCCGCGGTCGTGACGGTCGACTACTTCGGGTTTCCCCAGCCCGGGCTCGAATCGGTCGCGTCGCTGCTCGACGACCGCGACTGCTATCATATCGACGACAACGCGCACGCACCGCTCAGCGTCGATAACGGCACGTTACTCGGCACCCGCGGTCACCTCGGTATCACGAGTCTCCGAAAGCTGTTGCCGATTCCGGACGGCGCCGTCCTCTACTGCAACGACGAGTCCGTCGCCGCTCGACTCGAGCCGTCGTCGTTCGCCGGCGTCCGCGACGAGTTCGGGGTCGACGACTGCCGGCACGTCCTCGAGTCGGTCGCCGGCGACCTCCTCGCAGCGAACGCGACGGTCCGCCGGACGGTCGAGCGGCTGGTCGCCGAGCGAGCGGCGTCGGTCCCGGATCCGAAGGCGCGGTACGAGGCCGGAAAGACGCCGATGTCGAGGGTCTCGGCGGCCGTCGTCGACGCCGCCGATCCGACGGTGATCCGTCGCGCCCGCCGGACCAACTACCTCGCGTGGCGACGCTGCTTCGATTCCCGGTCCGGCGTCGAACCCTACCACGAGACCCTTCCCGAAGGGATCTGTCCGCAGGTCTTCCCCCTCCGGACGGACTCGCCGCAGCGACTCGTCGCGGCGCTCGAGCGGTGCGGAGTCGCCGCCCACACGTGGCCGCGACTCGCCGCGACCGTCCGCGACGATCCGGCCTACGCGGTCGCGCGGCGACTGGCTCGAGAGACCGTCGTCCTGCCGGTCCACCGGGGAGTCGATCCGGCCGCGATCGAGGCCGTCGGCGATCGGCTCCGATGGTGA
- a CDS encoding ParA family protein has translation MTTETPRAVSVALQKGGVGKTTLAINLAERLANRDNDVLLVDLDQQGNATEGVGLHDAYTSDVHIGDVLEDGTETTLGDVIRSAGSFDVLPAHEDLDSVENSIRSATFGELWIRNEIVDPVLGETYDYVVVDSPPNLGPLADASLISTQNVIVPLRMSEPSVSGFERMYTQQIGPIRKEIDLDITAIVPNSLAGDNEEKRIITDLEESQFGEFLPQFARSEHFDDPDSPGPGLRERIAFRRAWREGVPLAEYDPDNDMLDRLDELAAIVERGGVADAR, from the coding sequence ATGACGACTGAAACCCCACGCGCCGTCAGCGTCGCCCTACAGAAGGGCGGCGTCGGCAAGACGACCCTCGCGATCAACCTCGCCGAACGACTCGCCAACCGCGACAACGACGTCCTGCTCGTGGACTTGGACCAGCAGGGCAACGCCACCGAAGGCGTCGGCCTGCACGACGCTTACACGAGCGACGTCCACATCGGGGACGTCCTGGAGGACGGCACCGAGACGACGCTCGGCGACGTGATCCGCTCGGCGGGCTCGTTCGACGTGCTGCCGGCCCACGAGGATCTAGACAGCGTCGAGAACAGCATCCGCAGCGCGACCTTCGGCGAACTCTGGATCCGAAACGAGATCGTCGATCCGGTGCTCGGCGAGACCTACGACTACGTCGTCGTCGACTCGCCGCCGAACCTCGGGCCGCTGGCCGACGCCTCGCTCATCTCCACCCAGAACGTCATCGTCCCGCTGCGGATGAGCGAGCCCAGCGTCAGCGGCTTCGAGCGGATGTACACCCAGCAGATCGGGCCGATCCGCAAGGAGATCGACCTCGACATCACGGCGATCGTCCCCAACTCGCTGGCCGGCGACAACGAGGAAAAGCGCATCATTACCGACTTAGAGGAGTCCCAGTTCGGCGAGTTCCTCCCCCAGTTCGCCCGCTCGGAGCACTTCGACGATCCGGACTCGCCCGGTCCCGGCCTGCGCGAGCGGATCGCCTTCCGGCGGGCCTGGCGCGAGGGCGTCCCGCTCGCCGAGTACGACCCCGACAACGACATGCTCGATCGTTTGGACGAACTCGCCGCCATCGTCGAGCGCGGAGGTGTCGCCGATGCCCGATGA